Part of the Kamptonema formosum PCC 6407 genome, AAATTCGCGAGTTATTTGTCAAGGATCAAGAGTACAAGGGTTGGTTCGCTAAAGCAGAGTTGAATTTTGCGCCAGCTTTCCAAAAATTGCAGCAATTATTTAGTACAAATACTTGGCGAAGTTGGCGAACTTTTGGGATGACGGGCGGGATGATTCCCTGGAATAATGGTCACGGCTGGGAATTTAATCAAACTGCGAATCAGAAGGTAGATTTACCCAATTTTGAGCCAGGCCGTAGGGGTGTTTATCTGAAGCAGGTATATAAGGGTTTGTGGTATAACTTCCGACCGGAAACTAATACTATCCACCCAGGTGGTCAAGCGATTATGCAAAATAATGGCCCAACTTTGGCTTGGATTGCTGGTTCTAAGTCGGCCTTTGTGGCGAAAGACCATAGTTTTGCTGCGGGTGCAAAGTTAGAAAAGCAAATTGTGTTGATTAATGATATTAGGGCAAAGCAAAATTTTTCTTTTAATTGGCAGGTGTTCGTAGGCGGAAAACAGGTCGGTTCTGGGCAAAACACGGGAAGTATTGAGACTGCCAAAACCCTATTTTTTCCAGTGGAAGTAACGTTACCTGCCAGCGTCCAAAATAAAGTTGATGGGGAAATTCGCTTGAGTGCTAAGATTGGCGATCGCACTCACGAGGATCGGTTTAGTTTCCGAGTTTTCCCCAATTTACCCAAGGCGACGGGTACTGTGGTAGCCTTTGACCCGGCGGGGAAGACTACAAAAATGTTGCAACAGTTTGGCTACACGGTTACGCCTTGGGATGGTTCGCAAACAGCATCGCTTTTGGTTATTGGTAGGGAAGCTTTTGCTAGCGGGCAAAAAATACCGGGTGATTTAGAAGCTTTTGTCCGCAATGGTGGAAGGGCGATCGCTTTTATTCAACAACGAGATTGGTTCCAGAAATTAGGTTTCCGAGTTGCGCCGCCTTTGAGTCGCCGTGTTTTCCCAGTTGATACTACATCAACGGTGATGACGGGTTTAGATGCAGTAGATTTACGAGATTGGAGTGGAGAAAGTACGCTAATTGAAGCCTACCCAGATACGCGAAATTTGCGGGAGAATCCTTATAAAAAATATGGTTGGCGTTGGGGGAATCGAGGCGCAATTAGTAGTGCATCATTGGAAAAACCGCACCGCAGTGGGTGGCGGCCAATTTTGGAATCTGAGTTTGATTTAGCTTACTCGCCGCTAATGGAACTTGACTATGGAAAAGGGCGGCTAATTTTGAATAATTTAGATTTAGAAGACCACTTTTTGTTAGATGCGGGGGCGGCTAAGTTAGGTCAACAAGTTATCAGTTATGCTCAAAATTCTCCTCTATCTCCGAAGGTAGATAAAGTCGTTTTGATTGGCGGCGATGGCGAGGCGGGTTGGCTGGATAAATTGGGGGTAATTTATCAGAGAGGTAATTCATTTTCTCCTGACTCAGGATTGGTAATTGTGGGGGCGGATGCGAATATTAATGATGAGGATTTACGGCGTTATTTGAATCAGGGAGGAAAAGTATTTTTCATCCCTCGAAAATCGTCTGCTGCTGCTTTGGGCGTGCAGTTGCAAGAAATAAAGGATTTTGCAGGTTCGCTGAAGGTTCCTAGTTGGCCGGAGATGCGAGGGGTTAGTGCTTCGGATTTGCGATCGCGTTCTTCTTATGATACTTGGTTGATTAAGTCGGGCGGCGAGGTAGCGGCTGATGGTTTGTTAAGTCGGTTTCAAGTTGGTTCTGGTGTGGCGATTTTCTCTCAGATTGACCCTGATGTTTTGACTGCTGATGTTAAGACTTATTTGCGGTTTACTCGGTGGCGACAGACTAGGGCGAATGCTCAGATTTTAGCTAATTTGGGTGCGAGTTTTAAGGTGGATGGCCATATTTTTAAGTCGGGTGAGAGTAAGGATTTTTATCACTCTGATTATCGGACTGATTTTGAGTTGGGGGATCAGCCTTATCGGTATTATCGGTGGTAGTCGGACGAAGGAATACAGTACAAGAGTTAATGAAGTTAACTCCTAATAAACGTCGCTTTTATCAACTTAGTATACGGGCTATAACCCTTATTCATTATACGTTGTAGCCTTCTTTGTCACCCTCCAAGGGAGTTGTCAATGTAGTCTGATAAGGGTCTGTATTAATATTAATGTCTCTAAGATTTTGTGGGAAAGATTGTTTTATTTGTTCAAGGTGACTAATGGTGTCTTTTAAATAAAGTTCGTTGGACTGATTTAATAAATATCCACTAATTTTCCCTTTTCTTATACCAACTTCTGCTAGTAATAATTCTTGAAAAATTTTAAGAAAATCCAGTTCCTCAACTAAATATCTAACAATATTTTCATGTGAGAATGTATATCTTCCTTTTAGACAATAAAAAATATAATAAATTATATTTTTATCTTCATTAGACGACATTACAATTAAAACTGTATTTATAAAATCTTCTGGTGGTAAATGTTTAAAAATAGGATAATCATAATATTTCTCTTTTTTAGGATCTAAACTACCTGGAGCACATATTATGGATTGAAGATCAGTAATATTATTTTGCATAATATCCAGTATCTTGTTCGCCTCACTAGGCATATTTTTAAGCCTTACTTCTTTTTGAATTTCTTTAATATAATCATCAAACTCTTTAAATTCTGGATAATCTTTTGCTATAAACTCACGGCCCATATAAGGAACTAAGGTATCCTTATACTTTATATCTAGCTTATTCGATGTGTTCAATAGATCAATATATTTTTGGGCTTCCTTAATAATATCTGGCTTGCTTTTGCTATAGATCCCAGCATCAGAAAACACTAAAAATAATCCAGTAATATGTTTAATTATTGCAATATTTTCAATTTTTTTATCTATAAAATATTCTGACTCAACTTGATTAAGTATTTTCTCAAAGTCTTCATCAGTATGTCTAGTATAGTCGTACAATTTTATCCAATTAGGGGTGTTTTCATTATAAAAATATTTGCTGTTTGGTAGTAATTTTTCTAATTCTTCCTGATCTACAATACCTTTATCAAAAAAATTATGCCACCATGATAAGCTAGGAAACAATCCTGAAAAAGCGCTCATTTCACTTGAACAATAGATACTATAAATGTGTTGATATTTTGCAAATATCTCAATAAATTTTTTATTTTCTTCGTTAGGAGTAATTTCTCTTGAATTAGTATATTGCTGATATATTTCTGATGTTAATTCTTTATCTAATTGTAGGCCTATGCCTTGAATCTCTTCTGGTTTCACTCTTCCATAAGAAATTTCAATAGAAAATATTATCAATAGTTCTAAGACTTCTTTTAGGAACTCCGGTTTATTCTGAGCTTTTTGTGATAATTTTTCAAAAATCCTCTCAAAATCTAGACATATTCGGTTCAAAATTCTTAAATTCGTACACTTTGCTTGTCCATACAATTCTTGAATAATATCTAGATTTATCATTAAAAAATCTTTGCTTCTTTGATGATCTAATTTATTAATAAAGCTATTTAACGAGCCTTGAACATCAGGCTTAATTTCAAAAGTTTTACCAATTAATTTTTCTTTGACTTTCCTATATTTTTCTTGATCGATTATTCTATCTTCATCAGCAATAATAACAACTTTTAGATATTCAGATTCAACAAAACTATTGATATAGCCTAAAATACTTTCAATTTCTAAACCACACCGTTCTAAATCATCAAAAATTAAAACACCATATTGTGAATCTTTTTTAACAAGAGATGAATTCAGGAAATCTTTTATACTTGTTTCTGAAAGAGTTGATTGTACGCTTACTTCAGGTTTTTCATCGTGATTCATGTCAATATTTAACACCCATCTGTTTAACAAACCCTTAAAAATTTTTCCTGCTATTTTTGCTCCTTTTGACGAGAGGATAGGATGTATCTGTTCAAACAAAATATCTTCTATTTGAGAAAAACTATTGACTCCATAAAGGCTAACGTATAAAGGAGTTTTGCTTCCTTCTTTAAACTTTTGAATATACTGATTTATAAACCATGATTTACCACAACCCCATTGCCCTTTAAGTAGAACTGCAAATTGAGGAGAATAAGCTAAATTACAATAAGCATCATCTAAGTATTCTTCAATATGCTTATTGACTTTAGAAATATGCTGATTGTTTGCGCTAATTACTTGGTCTGGCATAACTTTTTTTGCTCGTCAAATAAATAAATTCTGCAAGCTGAGTGCGATCGCGCACCTTCAATACTTAACATTATCCCACTTTTATTGCATAACTACCAATACTCTAGACACTTTTTAATGGGTAATGGTAGAATGCGGGTTTTGGACTCTAAGCTCGTCGCGTAGGCGTAGCCAGCCGAAGGCATCGCCAATGGTAGAATGACAGTTTCAGCCATTTCTATAAAAACTGTCAGGACTATCGATCGCCAATAATCTTATTAAATAGTTTCTAATAGGAATATCAAGCATGAATTTTACAGAAAAAAAGACCCTCTGGGCGATCGCAAATCCATTTTTTCTATTACTTCTTGTTTCGCTGTCGCTATTAGGATGTCAGCAATCGCCGAAAGTTAAGCGACAATTAGAACGC contains:
- a CDS encoding glycoside hydrolase family 2 protein, giving the protein MNKRLTKILGLFFLAVIVFGFLGRSLQNRNFAQNPNFASIPLTQINFPQQTVAQVNTFSNKSSQIYLNGTWQFAPAIGNTDKPPSAVNWGTISVPGNWQHERNENEPGLIDRGNGNAWENFNANTLSKAWYQRTIDIPSDWGGRKIVLDLARVSTDAVVFANGINCGQISWPYGTVDITKAVKPGKNTISILVLAVSDETEKAVIMGPTEIYREKTQLQSRGLIGEVRIFSVPPGPFISDVFVQPSTRKKQIKLDIELIDVAQSGKVQLVAQILDQNGKIEKEFTSSANVQAQRTQTLQPVWDWANPRLWDVRQPNLYNLRLFVKGSGIQAEFNQPFGFREFWIEGRKFYLNGTEIRLRPILLEDEWQGWSPGIPEAADRMIDGYFWAGFNIAQMWPWNHDERGRWHFRELFADRSDRKGFPIIAPALDATSKGYADMWDKPTGKAVWEPRMVRDLRRYRNHPSVLMWGSSPNFFGHSEDQNPRRIGKKKLEGTISQVEDDRMKRLIPVGDDLAATVQKYDPTRPVLLHQGGAAGNVYALNSYLNIIPLQEREEWISEWSQNGDMPYMVVEFGTPLHTTMMRGRNGFSGTINSEPWMTEFSAIYFGNEAYKLETPAYRQKIRELFVKDQEYKGWFAKAELNFAPAFQKLQQLFSTNTWRSWRTFGMTGGMIPWNNGHGWEFNQTANQKVDLPNFEPGRRGVYLKQVYKGLWYNFRPETNTIHPGGQAIMQNNGPTLAWIAGSKSAFVAKDHSFAAGAKLEKQIVLINDIRAKQNFSFNWQVFVGGKQVGSGQNTGSIETAKTLFFPVEVTLPASVQNKVDGEIRLSAKIGDRTHEDRFSFRVFPNLPKATGTVVAFDPAGKTTKMLQQFGYTVTPWDGSQTASLLVIGREAFASGQKIPGDLEAFVRNGGRAIAFIQQRDWFQKLGFRVAPPLSRRVFPVDTTSTVMTGLDAVDLRDWSGESTLIEAYPDTRNLRENPYKKYGWRWGNRGAISSASLEKPHRSGWRPILESEFDLAYSPLMELDYGKGRLILNNLDLEDHFLLDAGAAKLGQQVISYAQNSPLSPKVDKVVLIGGDGEAGWLDKLGVIYQRGNSFSPDSGLVIVGADANINDEDLRRYLNQGGKVFFIPRKSSAAALGVQLQEIKDFAGSLKVPSWPEMRGVSASDLRSRSSYDTWLIKSGGEVAADGLLSRFQVGSGVAIFSQIDPDVLTADVKTYLRFTRWRQTRANAQILANLGASFKVDGHIFKSGESKDFYHSDYRTDFELGDQPYRYYRW
- a CDS encoding P-loop NTPase fold protein, with product MPDQVISANNQHISKVNKHIEEYLDDAYCNLAYSPQFAVLLKGQWGCGKSWFINQYIQKFKEGSKTPLYVSLYGVNSFSQIEDILFEQIHPILSSKGAKIAGKIFKGLLNRWVLNIDMNHDEKPEVSVQSTLSETSIKDFLNSSLVKKDSQYGVLIFDDLERCGLEIESILGYINSFVESEYLKVVIIADEDRIIDQEKYRKVKEKLIGKTFEIKPDVQGSLNSFINKLDHQRSKDFLMINLDIIQELYGQAKCTNLRILNRICLDFERIFEKLSQKAQNKPEFLKEVLELLIIFSIEISYGRVKPEEIQGIGLQLDKELTSEIYQQYTNSREITPNEENKKFIEIFAKYQHIYSIYCSSEMSAFSGLFPSLSWWHNFFDKGIVDQEELEKLLPNSKYFYNENTPNWIKLYDYTRHTDEDFEKILNQVESEYFIDKKIENIAIIKHITGLFLVFSDAGIYSKSKPDIIKEAQKYIDLLNTSNKLDIKYKDTLVPYMGREFIAKDYPEFKEFDDYIKEIQKEVRLKNMPSEANKILDIMQNNITDLQSIICAPGSLDPKKEKYYDYPIFKHLPPEDFINTVLIVMSSNEDKNIIYYIFYCLKGRYTFSHENIVRYLVEELDFLKIFQELLLAEVGIRKGKISGYLLNQSNELYLKDTISHLEQIKQSFPQNLRDININTDPYQTTLTTPLEGDKEGYNV